A section of the Rossellomorea marisflavi genome encodes:
- a CDS encoding reverse transcriptase-like protein, which yields MRIRFTYKTKTKSSIEFESSPFPRKETLIHVDDLMKTGRVLDLEIIDEMGSSWTRKEFIKLNEELEKEPENIRLYFDGGFDKESSMTGIGIVIYYEKGGEGFRIRRNDLLDSLENNNEAEYAALHYALSILQELGVKNQPCAIYGDSQVVLNQLGGEWPCYEAGLAKWLERTDNLIKKIRIKTTLHLIGRKDNKEADKLANQALEGTRVESHKSLE from the coding sequence ATGCGCATTCGATTTACGTATAAGACGAAAACAAAATCATCGATAGAGTTCGAATCCAGTCCTTTCCCGAGGAAGGAAACCCTCATCCATGTGGATGATCTCATGAAGACGGGAAGGGTGCTTGACCTTGAAATCATCGACGAGATGGGATCATCCTGGACGAGGAAAGAATTTATCAAGCTCAACGAAGAATTGGAAAAGGAGCCGGAAAACATCCGGCTTTACTTTGACGGGGGCTTCGATAAGGAATCTTCCATGACGGGAATCGGCATCGTCATTTATTACGAAAAGGGCGGTGAGGGTTTCCGTATCCGGAGGAATGATCTGCTGGATTCGCTTGAAAACAATAATGAAGCGGAATATGCAGCCCTTCATTATGCCCTTTCGATCCTTCAGGAATTGGGCGTCAAAAACCAGCCTTGCGCTATTTACGGGGACTCCCAAGTCGTGCTGAATCAGCTTGGTGGAGAGTGGCCCTGCTATGAAGCCGGTCTTGCAAAATGGTTGGAGAGGACCGATAACCTCATCAAAAAAATCAGGATCAAAACCACCCTGCACTTGATCGGCCGGAAAGATAATAAAGAAGCCGATAAGCTCGCCAACCAGGCTCTTGAAGGAACAAGGGTGGAAAGCCACAAAAGTCTGGAATAA
- a CDS encoding reverse transcriptase-like protein — MIEVNIDGASAGNPGPSGAGIFIKENGKITTFSLPLGTMDNHSAEFTACLKALEYCTGEKPDIVWLRSDSQAVIQAIEKRFVRHSEYKPILAAILEEIDKLDLFFCKWIPSKENKAADELARKAIHLN; from the coding sequence ATGATCGAGGTAAACATCGATGGTGCGAGCGCAGGCAACCCCGGGCCGAGCGGTGCCGGTATCTTCATTAAAGAAAATGGGAAGATCACCACTTTTTCTTTACCCCTCGGCACGATGGATAACCACTCGGCCGAGTTCACCGCCTGCCTGAAAGCGCTCGAGTATTGTACGGGTGAAAAGCCGGACATCGTATGGCTTCGCAGTGATTCACAAGCCGTGATCCAGGCGATTGAAAAACGCTTTGTCCGTCATTCAGAATACAAACCGATCCTTGCAGCCATCCTTGAAGAAATCGATAAGCTGGATCTCTTCTTCTGCAAATGGATTCCAAGCAAAGAAAATAAGGCAGCCGATGAGCTCGCACGAAAAGCCATCCATTTGAACTAA
- a CDS encoding DUF6123 family protein, with translation MKKTTEEFLIDLESRGFKFQEDAIGFIYFGKQYTGAPDEVVNSAIEITLKAQKAFDSSFYMSILERLHTQRISSRKEALKWMDAQGLA, from the coding sequence GTGAAAAAAACAACAGAGGAATTTTTGATTGATCTGGAAAGCAGGGGATTTAAATTTCAAGAAGATGCCATCGGTTTCATATACTTCGGTAAACAATATACCGGTGCACCTGATGAAGTTGTCAACAGCGCCATCGAAATCACCCTGAAGGCCCAGAAGGCATTTGACAGCAGCTTTTATATGTCCATACTTGAAAGGCTCCATACGCAGAGGATTTCTTCCAGAAAGGAAGCGCTGAAGTGGATGGATGCCCAGGGACTTGCATAA
- a CDS encoding divergent PAP2 family protein, translating to MNKGILTALVSIIMAQGLKIPLHYVKSGKWKGGLFFQTGGMPSSHSAGVASLATFIALKRGFRTMDFALAFIFGIIVMYDAQGIRRQTGELTLKVNSLNDLVQKANEQEGVPFEEKQPRRLKEMLGHRPEEVVGGAVLGVITGLISHRTWGNRKSR from the coding sequence ATGAATAAGGGAATACTCACAGCATTAGTTAGCATCATCATGGCACAGGGACTCAAAATTCCGCTGCATTACGTGAAATCAGGCAAATGGAAGGGCGGGTTGTTCTTCCAGACCGGCGGGATGCCGAGCTCCCATAGTGCCGGGGTCGCATCTCTTGCCACTTTCATTGCCCTGAAGAGAGGTTTCAGGACGATGGATTTTGCCCTGGCATTCATTTTTGGCATCATCGTCATGTATGATGCCCAAGGAATCAGGAGACAGACGGGTGAACTCACTTTAAAGGTGAACAGCTTGAATGACCTGGTCCAGAAAGCAAATGAACAAGAAGGGGTCCCATTTGAAGAAAAGCAGCCGAGACGCCTGAAGGAGATGCTCGGACATCGTCCGGAAGAAGTGGTAGGCGGTGCGGTCCTTGGAGTGATCACAGGGCTGATCTCCCATAGGACCTGGGGAAATCGTAAAAGCAGATAA
- a CDS encoding 5'-3' exonuclease, with the protein MESRQEHILLVDGMALLFRSFFATAVSGQFMVNSQGLPTNGVQGFMKHLFMAAEHADPTHIIICWDMGSKTFRNEVYQDYKSNRNAPPVELIPQFDLAKEVAGRFNLSNVGVSGYEADDCIGTLAKEYKGERKVSVVSGDQDLLQLLDEGIEIMLLQKGFGNYKTYTKNGFVEEKGITPEQFIDVKALMGDTSDGYPGVKGIGEKTAMKLIQEHGDIEGILQNLSSLTPSQKKKIEADLDMLHLSRKLAEIHCQVPLDVKLSECVWNQVSSEHLDVVEEMELKVLRRYLLGSNVMLPVSG; encoded by the coding sequence TTGGAATCAAGACAAGAGCATATATTACTTGTGGACGGAATGGCGCTTTTATTCCGTTCCTTTTTTGCAACGGCCGTCAGCGGTCAGTTCATGGTGAATTCACAAGGACTGCCGACAAACGGAGTCCAGGGATTCATGAAGCATCTCTTCATGGCAGCAGAGCACGCGGATCCAACGCATATCATCATCTGTTGGGACATGGGGAGCAAGACGTTCAGGAATGAAGTGTATCAAGACTATAAATCGAATCGGAATGCCCCTCCGGTGGAGCTCATTCCCCAGTTTGATCTAGCCAAAGAGGTTGCAGGTCGATTCAATTTGTCAAATGTAGGTGTTTCAGGTTATGAAGCAGATGACTGCATCGGGACCCTTGCAAAGGAGTACAAGGGTGAGCGGAAAGTTTCGGTTGTCAGCGGTGATCAGGACCTCCTGCAACTACTCGATGAGGGCATTGAAATCATGCTTCTACAAAAAGGGTTCGGCAACTATAAAACGTATACGAAGAACGGGTTTGTAGAAGAAAAAGGCATCACACCCGAACAATTCATCGATGTAAAGGCCCTCATGGGTGACACGAGTGACGGGTATCCTGGAGTCAAGGGAATCGGGGAAAAGACAGCCATGAAACTCATTCAGGAGCATGGGGATATCGAGGGCATTCTTCAAAACCTGTCTTCCTTGACGCCTTCCCAAAAGAAAAAAATCGAAGCCGACCTTGATATGCTCCATCTCTCAAGGAAGCTGGCTGAAATTCACTGTCAGGTTCCCCTGGATGTGAAGCTTTCAGAGTGTGTGTGGAACCAAGTATCCTCGGAACATCTTGATGTAGTGGAGGAAATGGAGCTGAAGGTGCTCAGACGGTATCTCCTCGGTTCCAATGTCATGCTCCCTGTCTCCGGATGA
- a CDS encoding sulfurtransferase: MNFIKSCEWVYERLGDPSFSVIDCQAVLSTGEGSSLYTEEHIPGAVHFDIGRDLSGPVQKHGGRHPLPDLAVFVDKVGKAGIHQDSTIVLYDGGDAAPAARGWWLFRFIGHERVYVMDGGLKEWKKNGFPVTKEVPSPKESHYQPTIKEDMLAGVEEVRSIARGESDVALIDSRSSARYRGEEEPLDRVAGHIPGAVNFPWLDALQDGRYLDPEIQEHRYADLDKKQRVIVYCGSGITATPNIISMLESGFEDVRLYAGSYSDWVSYPEHKVANPGISNQ, encoded by the coding sequence ATGAATTTCATCAAAAGCTGTGAGTGGGTCTACGAACGCTTAGGGGATCCGTCATTCTCTGTGATCGATTGTCAAGCAGTACTATCCACCGGTGAAGGGTCAAGTCTATATACTGAAGAACATATACCGGGAGCCGTCCACTTCGACATTGGCCGGGATCTTAGCGGTCCAGTCCAAAAACACGGTGGACGTCACCCTCTGCCCGATTTAGCTGTTTTCGTGGATAAAGTCGGAAAAGCCGGCATCCATCAAGATTCGACCATCGTCCTCTATGATGGAGGAGACGCAGCCCCTGCCGCAAGGGGTTGGTGGCTGTTCCGCTTTATCGGTCATGAAAGGGTCTATGTAATGGATGGTGGTCTGAAGGAATGGAAGAAAAACGGCTTCCCCGTCACAAAAGAAGTTCCTTCTCCTAAGGAAAGTCATTATCAACCTACTATAAAAGAGGACATGTTGGCAGGGGTAGAGGAAGTAAGGTCCATTGCACGTGGAGAGAGTGATGTGGCCCTCATCGATTCAAGGAGCAGTGCGAGATATCGAGGAGAGGAAGAACCACTCGACCGTGTAGCGGGTCATATCCCCGGTGCCGTCAATTTTCCATGGCTGGATGCACTACAAGATGGAAGATACCTTGATCCGGAAATCCAGGAACATCGGTACGCCGATTTGGACAAAAAACAGCGGGTCATCGTTTATTGCGGTTCAGGAATTACGGCCACCCCGAATATCATTTCCATGCTCGAATCAGGGTTTGAGGATGTCAGACTGTACGCCGGAAGCTACAGCGACTGGGTTTCCTACCCTGAACACAAAGTGGCGAATCCGGGTATTTCCAACCAGTAA
- a CDS encoding dynamin family protein: MNTTKRTIHTSMQTIASLSDRFRLAGDEERVEKAERLAEKMYEEELILAFCGHFSAGKSSMINHLIGDSVLPASPIPTSANLVKVKKTDSDYAMIYYQHQHPVYIPSPYDEDKVREWCKDRDVYSVEIGRSDMDKHVSILDTPGVDSTDDAHRLSTESALHLADAVFYVMDYNHVQSQVNFEFTRELSLHGVKQYLVINQIDKHNEREISFGDFKTAVKDAFQSWGVEPEGIFYTSLRKPDMEGNDLPELEALVERQVTDRQSLIEESLQASLSQLIQEHDEWYKTKLDHLKEESGLEDKEWEDMDRAFTLEKELLDRLLARTGIRNTFEEERADILKNAYLMPFETRELAERFLESRQKGFKVGFLFTGQKTEEEKELRLEAFLSDLNGRIDSQLQWHIRTLGKKIVKSAGLSGQFIERWDELSLEVDSAFITDVIREGAGLNGDYVLQYCNELAEEIKKRCRLETNDLMTEMTEEVNTAFADENERMEEELRTVQEKTAVFLKWNQIEEERLEQATRIREGTRDSTVLEGIVSSWLKKWDIRHTHYRSQEDLEKSSATTREEIHAEAPEIAKESPDRITREEAARKLTVLEEVFTNYEGFRRTAGYLRGKRERISNQSFTIALFGAFSAGKSSFANALLGRSVLPVSPNPTTASINRICPVSDHHVHETADIHFKSPQQMLGDLNHSLSHFGEKADSLESVYSLIPSILQSKDRENVHRSFLSAFHSGYEKLAADLGSVKQVPIDEYRTYVANESRSCFVESIDLFYDCPLTRQGITLVDTPGADSINARHTGVAFEYIKNADAVLFVTYYNHAFAKADREFLIQLGRVKDSFELDKMFFIVNAIDLAANKGEKDEVLGYVESQLLQYGIRFPRIYGVSSLQAMEEEADSGIIPFREAFHSFIEEELVQMSIDAAIHEWERGYNRFRQWVEFASTDQASKESRREQLMETKEGVLRMLNAETPAPLLTEMRQELSELLHYVKQRVFYRLPDFFKEAFHPGKFPSSGNPGEAISAGAEELKQSISYDFTQEMRATSLRIEQFIDRALKGKMEELERRIKAMESELYLAQPDFDDRPTIEFTEGLQEADVKSAFHSFKNAKYFFEGGGKKEIQERVEKSLSSPADAYLSTEETRLSTWAESLLERDHEKLMVDSKEQLSEQLDALINVTTQVMDLESLASDLARLEDVKNAKA; this comes from the coding sequence ATGAATACAACGAAACGAACCATACATACATCCATGCAAACAATCGCTTCCCTCAGTGACCGATTCCGTTTGGCGGGCGACGAGGAACGGGTTGAGAAAGCTGAACGCTTGGCTGAAAAAATGTATGAGGAGGAGCTCATCCTTGCATTCTGCGGACATTTTTCCGCAGGGAAGTCCAGTATGATCAATCACCTTATTGGCGACAGTGTCCTTCCCGCATCCCCCATACCCACCAGTGCCAACCTGGTAAAGGTGAAGAAAACGGATTCTGACTATGCCATGATCTACTATCAGCATCAGCATCCTGTCTACATTCCTTCCCCGTATGATGAGGACAAAGTGAGGGAATGGTGCAAGGATCGTGATGTATATTCGGTTGAAATCGGCAGGTCGGATATGGATAAACATGTATCCATCCTTGATACTCCCGGTGTAGATAGCACGGATGATGCTCACCGTCTGTCAACGGAATCTGCCCTGCATCTGGCGGATGCTGTATTTTACGTGATGGATTACAACCATGTCCAATCACAGGTGAACTTTGAATTCACCAGGGAACTGAGCCTGCACGGAGTAAAGCAGTATCTTGTGATCAATCAGATCGACAAACATAATGAAAGGGAAATCTCTTTCGGGGATTTCAAGACGGCTGTGAAGGATGCGTTCCAATCGTGGGGAGTGGAGCCGGAAGGCATTTTCTATACGAGCCTCAGGAAACCGGATATGGAGGGGAATGACCTGCCTGAACTGGAGGCGCTCGTTGAACGACAGGTGACGGATAGACAATCCCTTATCGAGGAATCCCTTCAAGCTTCCCTCTCCCAATTGATCCAGGAGCATGATGAATGGTATAAAACCAAACTTGACCATCTAAAGGAAGAAAGTGGACTTGAAGATAAAGAATGGGAAGATATGGACAGGGCGTTCACCCTGGAAAAAGAACTGCTAGACCGATTATTGGCCAGGACCGGAATAAGGAATACATTCGAAGAGGAGCGGGCCGATATCCTTAAGAATGCGTATCTCATGCCCTTTGAAACAAGGGAATTGGCGGAACGGTTTCTTGAAAGTCGTCAAAAAGGCTTCAAAGTAGGCTTCCTCTTCACGGGTCAGAAAACCGAAGAAGAGAAGGAATTGAGGCTGGAAGCCTTCCTCTCCGATCTCAATGGCAGAATTGATTCGCAGCTTCAGTGGCATATCAGGACCCTTGGGAAAAAAATAGTGAAGAGTGCCGGTCTTTCCGGACAATTCATTGAGAGATGGGACGAATTGTCTCTTGAAGTCGATTCAGCTTTCATCACCGACGTTATCCGTGAGGGGGCAGGATTGAATGGGGATTATGTTCTTCAATACTGCAATGAACTGGCAGAAGAGATCAAGAAGAGGTGCCGGTTGGAAACCAACGACCTCATGACAGAAATGACAGAAGAGGTAAATACGGCATTTGCAGATGAAAATGAGCGTATGGAAGAAGAACTTCGGACTGTGCAGGAAAAAACGGCTGTGTTCCTGAAATGGAACCAGATCGAAGAAGAGCGATTGGAGCAAGCCACCCGTATCCGTGAAGGAACCAGAGACTCGACCGTTTTGGAGGGGATCGTGTCATCCTGGCTGAAGAAGTGGGACATCAGACATACCCATTACCGCAGTCAGGAAGATCTTGAAAAATCTTCGGCCACAACCAGGGAGGAGATTCACGCGGAGGCCCCCGAGATTGCCAAAGAATCGCCTGACCGTATAACCAGGGAAGAAGCCGCCAGAAAGCTGACTGTCCTTGAAGAAGTTTTCACCAACTATGAAGGATTCCGGAGAACCGCGGGTTATCTTAGGGGGAAAAGGGAGCGCATCTCCAATCAATCCTTTACAATCGCCTTGTTCGGGGCATTCAGCGCAGGCAAATCTTCCTTTGCAAATGCCCTCCTCGGACGATCGGTTTTGCCTGTAAGTCCGAATCCCACCACGGCTTCCATCAACAGAATCTGTCCTGTATCGGATCATCACGTGCATGAGACCGCCGATATTCATTTTAAATCACCCCAGCAGATGCTTGGTGACCTGAATCACTCCCTATCCCATTTTGGTGAAAAGGCGGATTCCTTGGAGTCGGTTTACTCGTTGATTCCATCGATCCTTCAGTCGAAGGATCGGGAAAATGTCCATCGGTCCTTCTTGTCGGCCTTCCACTCAGGTTATGAAAAGCTTGCAGCGGATCTAGGCTCAGTCAAACAAGTACCGATCGACGAGTACCGCACATACGTAGCCAATGAATCACGATCATGTTTCGTGGAGAGCATTGATCTTTTTTACGATTGTCCCCTTACACGTCAGGGGATCACCCTTGTGGATACGCCGGGTGCCGATTCCATCAATGCACGCCATACAGGAGTGGCATTCGAGTACATCAAGAATGCGGATGCCGTCCTTTTCGTTACGTATTACAATCACGCTTTTGCCAAAGCCGATAGGGAATTCCTCATACAGCTTGGAAGGGTGAAGGATTCCTTCGAGCTTGATAAAATGTTCTTCATCGTGAATGCCATCGACCTCGCAGCAAACAAAGGAGAAAAAGATGAGGTCCTCGGCTACGTGGAGTCCCAGTTGCTGCAGTACGGCATCCGTTTCCCTCGCATTTACGGTGTCTCCTCCCTTCAGGCCATGGAGGAAGAAGCAGACTCGGGAATAATTCCGTTCAGGGAGGCATTCCACTCCTTCATAGAAGAGGAACTCGTACAGATGAGCATCGATGCCGCCATCCACGAATGGGAAAGGGGCTACAACCGATTCCGTCAGTGGGTAGAATTCGCCTCAACGGATCAGGCATCCAAGGAAAGTCGCAGGGAGCAACTTATGGAAACGAAAGAGGGCGTCCTACGCATGTTGAATGCGGAAACACCAGCCCCCCTTCTCACCGAAATGCGTCAAGAACTTTCTGAGCTCCTACACTATGTGAAGCAAAGGGTGTTCTACAGGCTCCCCGATTTCTTCAAGGAAGCCTTCCATCCAGGCAAATTCCCTTCAAGTGGGAACCCCGGGGAAGCCATCTCTGCCGGAGCAGAAGAGTTGAAGCAGAGCATATCCTATGATTTTACACAGGAAATGAGGGCGACCTCCCTACGGATCGAGCAATTCATCGACCGGGCATTGAAAGGCAAGATGGAGGAGTTGGAAAGGCGGATCAAAGCAATGGAATCAGAGCTTTACCTAGCTCAGCCCGATTTTGACGACCGCCCGACTATCGAATTCACCGAAGGGCTTCAGGAAGCAGATGTGAAGAGTGCGTTCCACTCATTTAAAAATGCCAAGTACTTCTTTGAAGGTGGAGGGAAGAAAGAAATACAGGAAAGGGTGGAAAAATCCCTTTCGTCTCCTGCAGATGCCTATCTTTCAACAGAAGAAACACGCCTATCAACGTGGGCTGAGTCCCTGCTGGAAAGGGACCATGAAAAGCTGATGGTCGATTCAAAGGAACAGTTATCAGAGCAGCTCGACGCGCTCATCAACGTGACGACCCAAGTGATGGACCTTGAAAGTCTGGCATCGGATCTTGCACGTCTGGAGGATGTGAAGAATGCCAAAGCCTAA
- a CDS encoding isoprenylcysteine carboxyl methyltransferase family protein, with product MILILQRLGELFIARSNEKWMKERGGVEYGQNHYKWMVAMHAAFFLVILMEAWSMGFELNPFWIPLFALFLVVQCGRVWAIVSLGRYWNTKIIVCRGANVVAKGPYRFFKHPNYLIVTLELILVPLLFNAYLTMVLFTLLNQWMLSVRIPEEERALWNETDYRDKHGRTRGYPVFRKNSDSY from the coding sequence ATGATTCTGATCCTCCAGAGGCTCGGGGAACTCTTCATCGCCCGTTCCAATGAAAAATGGATGAAGGAGCGGGGAGGTGTAGAATACGGACAAAATCACTACAAATGGATGGTGGCCATGCATGCAGCCTTCTTTCTTGTCATTCTCATGGAAGCATGGAGCATGGGGTTCGAGTTGAACCCATTTTGGATTCCTTTGTTCGCCCTATTCCTTGTTGTGCAGTGCGGGAGGGTGTGGGCCATCGTATCCCTTGGTCGCTACTGGAATACGAAGATCATCGTTTGCAGGGGGGCCAATGTTGTAGCAAAAGGTCCATACCGTTTTTTTAAACATCCCAATTACCTGATCGTCACCCTGGAACTCATCCTCGTTCCGCTGCTTTTCAATGCCTATCTCACAATGGTCTTGTTCACCCTCCTCAATCAATGGATGCTTTCTGTCAGGATTCCCGAAGAAGAACGGGCTTTATGGAATGAAACCGACTACCGCGACAAGCATGGAAGGACAAGGGGATACCCCGTTTTCAGAAAAAATAGCGATTCCTATTGA